The Synechococcus sp. MU1643 genome contains a region encoding:
- a CDS encoding tellurite resistance TerB family protein — protein MNVVTAFAAVGLTAVSWDDTLSRAGARAFRHALDYREPYCRMSENEVVLLMDAVLAMRLERGTKALMLEAAKVLTADQALTAYAMASELMRSDGPYSAEERRRLDVLALMLSISQVEAERIDSVFELLHAPLQPAVLVNGAT, from the coding sequence ATGAATGTCGTCACTGCTTTTGCAGCCGTTGGCCTTACCGCGGTGTCTTGGGACGACACCCTCAGCCGAGCTGGGGCTAGGGCGTTCCGGCATGCCCTCGACTATCGCGAGCCCTACTGCCGGATGAGTGAGAACGAGGTAGTGCTGCTGATGGATGCGGTGCTTGCCATGCGGCTTGAGCGGGGGACGAAGGCGCTGATGCTGGAGGCCGCCAAGGTGCTCACGGCCGATCAAGCGCTCACGGCCTACGCCATGGCCTCAGAACTGATGCGCTCCGATGGGCCCTATTCCGCCGAGGAGCGACGACGGCTCGATGTGCTGGCCTTGATGCTCTCGATTTCGCAAGTGGAGGCTGAGCGCATCGATTCGGTCTTTGAGTTGCTGCACGCCCCCCTGCAGCCAGCCGTTCTCGTCAACGGCGCGACCTAG